One Mycobacterium paraseoulense genomic window, CCGGATAGTCCATCCGGGTGGGCCCCAGCACACCCATCCCACCGAAGACGGTGTCGGAGGTGCCGTAGGCGGTGGTCACCATCGAGGTCCCCGCCATTTCCTCGGCGGCGGTCTCATGGCCGATTCGCACCGTCACCTTACCGGCTTCCTGCTGGGCGGCCAGCAACCGCAGCACCACCACCTGCTCCTCGAGCGCTTCCAGGATGGAGCGCAGCGAGCCGCCGAAATCGGCGGCGTTGCGCGTGAGGTTGGCGGTGCCGCCCATCAGCAAGCGTTCTTCGGTGTGTTCCACCAGCGACTCCAGCAGCACCGTCGCCGACCGGCCGACGGCGTCGCCCAGGCCGTCCGGGGCGCGGAGCTGTCCGGCCAGGTCGGCCACCGCGATCGAGGCCGCCGAGAGCTTCTTGCCGACCAACGCCTGGCCGAGCATCTCGCGCAGCTGAGACAGCTGGTGATCGTCGATGACGTCGCCCAGTTCGACGACGCGCTGATCCACGCGGCCGGTGTCGGTGATGACCACCATCAGCAGCCGGGCCGGGGTCAGGGCGATCACTTCGAGGTGGCGCACGGTGGACGACGTCAGCGTCGGGTACTGCACCACGGCCACCTGGCGGGTCAGCTGGGCCAGCAGCCGCACCGCCCGGCGCAGCACGTCGTCGAGGTCGACGCCGGACTCGAGGAAGCTCAGGATCGCGCTCCGCTCGGCCGACGACAACGGCTTGACGTCGTGCAGCC contains:
- the hrcA gene encoding heat-inducible transcriptional repressor HrcA encodes the protein MGSADERRFEVLRAIVADFVATKESIGSKSLVERHNLGVSSATVRNDMAVLEAEGYITQPHTSSGRVPTEKGYREFVDRLHDVKPLSSAERSAILSFLESGVDLDDVLRRAVRLLAQLTRQVAVVQYPTLTSSTVRHLEVIALTPARLLMVVITDTGRVDQRVVELGDVIDDHQLSQLREMLGQALVGKKLSAASIAVADLAGQLRAPDGLGDAVGRSATVLLESLVEHTEERLLMGGTANLTRNAADFGGSLRSILEALEEQVVVLRLLAAQQEAGKVTVRIGHETAAEEMAGTSMVTTAYGTSDTVFGGMGVLGPTRMDYPGTIASVAAVALYIGEVLGAR